A genomic segment from Nicotiana tabacum cultivar K326 chromosome 7, ASM71507v2, whole genome shotgun sequence encodes:
- the LOC107785894 gene encoding uncharacterized protein LOC107785894: MGCFLGCFGFTTKKQKRIKPCNKFQVHQKYVQLNSDKANAADSVNSELRDKPKESSKPKVKKKVSFNLNVKAYERIQDDDNNTTYFSDEEEKTQCEYNEQETAKSSMSMYPSSYRYYNCNDEEEDEITLEESDIDDLDEEDYGISDDDDDDNEDGDDETEDKFENDKRLNKDETNEVGKDHRNLYGNSVLLPVENLTQWKAVKAKGAQQVKHQKENINKSDGKQEIPLLKKPVINCADLNPKENSKPKTRGHEIPVDASLSNWLVSQGAASVNRSAVYYIEDRAKDHQVVIDEFNTI, from the exons ATGGGATGTTTTCTTGGCTGTTTTGGTTTTACGACCAAGAAACAAAAGCGTATAAAACCTTGTAATAAGTTCCAA GTGCATCAAAAGTATGTACAACTAAACTCTGACAAGGCAAATGCTGCAGATTCTGTAAATTCTGAACTCAG GGATAAGCCTAAAGAATCATCAAAACCTAAGGTAAAAAAGAAAGTGAGCTTCAATTTGAATGTCAAGGCATATGAGCGAATCCAAGATGATGACAACAATAcaacatatttctcagatgaagAGGAGAAGACACAATGTGAATACAATGAACAAGAAACCGCAAAATCAAGTATGTCTATGTACCCTTCAAGTTATCGATACTATAACTGCAACGACGAGGAAGAAGACGAGATAACACTTGAGGAAAGTGATATCGATGATCTTGATGAAGAAGACTATGGCATtagcgatgatgatgatgatgacaatGAAGATGGTGACGACGAGACAGAAGACAAGTTTGAAAATGATAAAAGGCTGAACAAAGATGAAACAAATGAAGTAGGTAAAGATCATAGGAATTTGTATGGAAATTCTGTGCTACTTCCAGTTGAAAATCTCACTCAATGGAAAGCAGTTAAAGCTAAAGGAGCACAGCAAGTGAAGCATCAGAAGGAAAACATTAACAAATCTGATGGAAAACAAGAAATACCTTTGCTTAAAAAGCCAGTAATCAATTGTGCAGACCTAAACCCCAAAGAAAACTCTAAGCCTAAGACTCGGGGGCATGAAATTCCAGTTGATGCGAGTCTCTCAAACTGGCTGGTTTCACAAGGAGCAGCATCGGTAAATCGCTCGGCTGTGTATTATATTGAAGATAGAGCTAAAGATCATCAAGTTGTGATTGATGAATTCAATACCATATAA